In one window of Primulina tabacum isolate GXHZ01 chromosome 8, ASM2559414v2, whole genome shotgun sequence DNA:
- the LOC142553212 gene encoding putative protein phosphatase 2C 8 isoform X2, with amino-acid sequence MAAESKSKQNPMSTNRSANSEIKRPNEFDDTDSSTKKAKSEHELQTDGTNGKASSSNALSGNIVKSEDKYFAIEADAAEDKGSRHTMEDAWVVLHDASLEFPGKLRCAHFAIYDGHGGRLAAEYAQKHLQRNVLSAGLPRELLDVKSAKKAILDGFRKTDEGLLQESSAGGWQDGATAVCAWVLGQTVFVANIGDAKAVVARSSEADSLQDVLDRSNSLKAIVLTREHKAIYPQERARIQKAGGSVSSNGRLLGRLEVSRAFGDRNFKKVGVVATPDVHSFILTERDHFIILGCDGLWGVFGPIDAVEFVHKLLKTCAAL; translated from the exons ATGGCCGCCGAATCGAAGAGCAAACAGAATCCAATGTCCACGAATCGAAGCGCAAACTCTGAAATTAAACGACCCAATGAATTCGATGACACCGATTCTTCAACAAAGAAGGCGAAATCCGAGCATGAATTGCAGACCGATGGTACAAATGGCAAAGCGTCCAGTTCAAACGCCTTATCCGGGAATATTGTTAAGTCGGAGGACAAATATTTTGCTATAGAAGCCGATGCGGCTGAAGATAAGGGCTCGAGGCATACTATGGAGGATGCTTGGGTGGTGCTTCACGATGCTAGCTTGGAGTTCCCCGGGAAGTTGAG ATGTGCACATTTTGCTATTTATGATGGGCATGGAGGTCGTTTAGCTGCAGAGTATGCACAAAAGCATCTGCAAAGAAATGTTTTGTCAGCTGGCTTACCACGTGAGTTG CTGGATGTCAAGTCTGCGAAGAAGGCTATATTAGATG GTTTCCGTAAAACAGATGAGGGGCTCCTTCAAGAAAGTTCTGCAG GAGGTTGGCAAGATGGCGCTACAGCTGTATGTGCATGGGTATTAGGACAAACA GTTTTTGTTGCCAATATTGGTGATGCAAAGGCAGTGGTGGCACGATCATCTGAAGCCGATAGTTTACAGGATGTTTTGGACAGATCAAATTCATTAAAGGCCATTGTTTTAACAAGGGAACATAAAGCCATTTATCCTCAAGAACGAGCACGCATTCAAAAG GCTGGTGGATCTGTAAGTTCAAATGGACGATTGCTGGGGAGGCTTGAAGTTTCCAGAGCCTTTGGTGATCGAAACTTCAAGAAG GTGGGTGTTGTTGCAACTCCTGATGTCCATTCATTTATCCTTACCGAGAGAGATCACTTCATAATTCTTGGTTGTGATGGCTTGTGGGGG GTTTTTGGGCCAATTGATGCTGTTGAATTTGTTCACAAGCTGTTGAAG ACTTGTGCTGCCCTCTAA
- the LOC142553212 gene encoding putative protein phosphatase 2C 8 isoform X1 — MAAESKSKQNPMSTNRSANSEIKRPNEFDDTDSSTKKAKSEHELQTDGTNGKASSSNALSGNIVKSEDKYFAIEADAAEDKGSRHTMEDAWVVLHDASLEFPGKLRCAHFAIYDGHGGRLAAEYAQKHLQRNVLSAGLPRELLDVKSAKKAILDGFRKTDEGLLQESSAGGWQDGATAVCAWVLGQTVFVANIGDAKAVVARSSEADSLQDVLDRSNSLKAIVLTREHKAIYPQERARIQKAGGSVSSNGRLLGRLEVSRAFGDRNFKKVGVVATPDVHSFILTERDHFIILGCDGLWGVFGPIDAVEFVHKLLKEGLPAAAVSRHLVREAVRERRCKDNCTAIVMTFKKQ, encoded by the exons ATGGCCGCCGAATCGAAGAGCAAACAGAATCCAATGTCCACGAATCGAAGCGCAAACTCTGAAATTAAACGACCCAATGAATTCGATGACACCGATTCTTCAACAAAGAAGGCGAAATCCGAGCATGAATTGCAGACCGATGGTACAAATGGCAAAGCGTCCAGTTCAAACGCCTTATCCGGGAATATTGTTAAGTCGGAGGACAAATATTTTGCTATAGAAGCCGATGCGGCTGAAGATAAGGGCTCGAGGCATACTATGGAGGATGCTTGGGTGGTGCTTCACGATGCTAGCTTGGAGTTCCCCGGGAAGTTGAG ATGTGCACATTTTGCTATTTATGATGGGCATGGAGGTCGTTTAGCTGCAGAGTATGCACAAAAGCATCTGCAAAGAAATGTTTTGTCAGCTGGCTTACCACGTGAGTTG CTGGATGTCAAGTCTGCGAAGAAGGCTATATTAGATG GTTTCCGTAAAACAGATGAGGGGCTCCTTCAAGAAAGTTCTGCAG GAGGTTGGCAAGATGGCGCTACAGCTGTATGTGCATGGGTATTAGGACAAACA GTTTTTGTTGCCAATATTGGTGATGCAAAGGCAGTGGTGGCACGATCATCTGAAGCCGATAGTTTACAGGATGTTTTGGACAGATCAAATTCATTAAAGGCCATTGTTTTAACAAGGGAACATAAAGCCATTTATCCTCAAGAACGAGCACGCATTCAAAAG GCTGGTGGATCTGTAAGTTCAAATGGACGATTGCTGGGGAGGCTTGAAGTTTCCAGAGCCTTTGGTGATCGAAACTTCAAGAAG GTGGGTGTTGTTGCAACTCCTGATGTCCATTCATTTATCCTTACCGAGAGAGATCACTTCATAATTCTTGGTTGTGATGGCTTGTGGGGG GTTTTTGGGCCAATTGATGCTGTTGAATTTGTTCACAAGCTGTTGAAG GAAGGCTTACCAGCTGCAGCAGTGAGCCGCCACCTTGTTCGGGAAGCTGTCAGGGAGCGCAGGTGCAAAGACAATTGCACTGCGATCGTAATGACTTTCAAGAAGCAGTAG
- the LOC142553210 gene encoding ras-related protein RABA6a-like, whose translation MDEDCDFLFKVVLIGDSGVGKSNLLYRFSKDEFYLDSKPTIGVEFAYRSIKVGDKIVKAQIWDTAGQERFRAITSSYYRGALGALLVYDITKKSTFESLKKWLKELREFGDAEMVVVLVGNKSDLLHSREVNLEDGQSLAKLEQVSFMETSAKENLNVEEAFLHLIHRIYEVTSHKSLDAKTTSESLDLKTLQGNKEIICIDEVSATKQPSSCCLH comes from the exons ATGGATGAAGATTGTGATTTCTTGTTCAAGGTTGTCCTAATCGGAGACTCTGGTGTCGGAAAATCCAACCTCCTCTACAGATTTTCGAAAGATGAATTCTATTTGGACTCCAAACCTACGATCGGAGTTGAATTTGCGTATAGAAGTATTAAGGTTGGTGATAAGATCGTCAAGGCTCAGATATGGGACACCGCCGGCCAAGAAAG ATTTAGGGCGATCACGAGCTCTTACTACCGAGGAGCCCTTGGTGCGTTACTGGTCTATGACATAACAAAAAAATCTACGTTCGAAAGTTTGAAAAAATGGTTGAAAGAGCTGAGAGAGTTCGGCGACGCAGAGATGGTGGTCGTGCTCGTCGGCAATAAATCGGATTTACTTCATTCAAGAGAGGTGAATTTGGAAGACGGGCAGAGTTTGGCGAAGCTCGAGCAAGTTTCCTTCATGGAAACATCAGCTAAAGAGAATTTGAATGTTGAAGAGGCATTCCTGCACTTGATCCATAGGATATATGAAGTCACAAGCCATAAAAGTCTTGACGCCAAGACAACTAGTGAATCCTTAGATTTGAAAACCCTTCAAGGGAATAAGGAAATTATATGTATTGATGAGGTATCCGCCACCAAACAACCTAGTTCTTGTTGTTTGCATTGA